The Amyelois transitella isolate CPQ chromosome Z, ilAmyTran1.1, whole genome shotgun sequence genome contains a region encoding:
- the LOC132903991 gene encoding uncharacterized protein LOC132903991: MASKKTIIPQEGTDSQGVGESLPTPSGVGCPTVSGGGTYRQRDASPSQLSTRSTSRGSLILAPTSDEDNDSLPEVIMTEDDKNDGGSVPRKRKALEGSALRSRGPKINTATRGRHAGRRTQTSPPKPASSIVDEQLDVVRTSVGNVLEEAGKSGNLKGTVWRSMKDACQHILDAADKIEMHQEESAAVRILTADNRRMREQLAQLEQETRALRKAYAEKSTGPSTSGPVTMAEIKDVLKELEVSIERNLFLKIGEMVTTRLNEAEKRGILAPEPILRPPLAADRKKQKAGDLDGREGNTGSTLMPPARPGPVPQTRAKAKAKTKARPREPTPGPSRIPPTEASPNPGGTEVWTTVARKKKGKRKGKGKPTQAPKAAAKPPPRKAFTPPKSAAVVVTLKPESDMDYKSIMAKVTTIKLPSIGVDHVSVRRSATGARIIEVPGADSGAAADALAEKVRELIGNEAEISRPYKTAQVKVSGFDEAVTLEALREAAAAAGKCPPGQIRVGAIRMAPDQTGAAILTCPVAAANSLIELGRLLVGWSAAKVKGLEALPMRCFRCMGMGHTRALCPSPVDRSSMCHRCGKTGHTTGECQVKEPWCAVCHAAKLPPGHVMGGKACNPPRIRGKSALATTEASEGRAMEH, from the coding sequence ATGGCGTCTAAGAAAACGATCATACCCCAGGAGGGTACCGACTCCCAAGGAGTCGGAGAATCCCTCCCCACGCCTTCGGGCGTGGGCTGCCCCACCGTATCTGGGGGGGGCACTTACCGCCAGAGGGACGCAAGTCCCTCCCAACTGTCGACACGGTCGACAAGCCGAGGGTCACTGATCCTCGCACCGACATCCGATGAGGACAACGATAGCCTTCCGGAGGTCATCATGACGGAGGATGACAAGAACGACGGGGGCAGTGTTCCCCGTAAACGGAAGGCACTGGAGGGGTCTGCACTAAGATCGCGAGGCCCCAAAATTAACACAGCTACGAGGGGCCGTCACGCTGGTCGGCGCACACAGACATCGCCACCCAAGCCCGCCAGCAGCATCGTTGACGAACAACTTGACGTTGTACGGACGTCTGTTGGGAATGTACTGGAGGAAGCCGGTAAATCCGGCAACCTCAAAGGCACAGTGTGGCGATCCATGAAGGATGCCTGTCAGCACATCTTAGATGCAGctgataaaatagaaatgcaCCAGGAGGAGTCGGCAGCAGTCAGAATTCTGACTGCTGACAACAGAAGGATGCGGGAGCAATTGGCGCAGCTGGAGCAGGAGACGAGGGCTCTTCGGAAGGCCTATGCCGAAAAATCTACCGGGCCGTCCACCTCAGGACCAGTCACAATGGCGGAAATCAAGGACGTCCTTAAAGAGCTTGAGGTGTCCATTGAGAGGAACCTGTTCCTCAAAATAGGAGAAATGGTGACGACCCGGTTGAATGAAGCCGAAAAGAGGGGCATACTCGCCCCAGAACCAATTCTGCGCCCGCCACTGGCGGCTgacagaaaaaaacaaaaagctgGGGATCTAGATGGCAGGGAGGGCAACACAGGGTCAACCCTCATGCCACCTGCAAGACCCGGACCGGTGCCGCAAACCAGGGCCAAGGCCAAGGCCAAAACCAAAGCTCGGCCACGTGAGCCAACGCCAGGCCCCTCCCGAATACCTCCCACTGAGGCGTCCCCGAACCCTGGAGGCACGGAGGTGTGGACAACGGTAGCCAGAAAGAAAAAAGGGAAAAGAAAAGGGAAGGGGAAACCAACCCAAGCCCCCAAAGCGGCAGCAAAACCGCCACCAAGGAAGGCGTTCACCCCACCGAAGTCAGCAGCGGTGGTGGTGACCCTGAAGCCGGAGTCCGATATGGACTATAAATCGATAATGGCCAAGGTCACCACCATCAAACTGCCGTCCATTGGGGTGGACCATGTTTCGGTGCGCAGGAGTGCTACGGGGGCTCGGATAATAGAGGTTCCTGGAGCAGACAGCGGGGCCGCAGCGGACGCTCTTGCTGAGAAGGTCCGGGAATTGATAGGCAACGAAGCGGAGATATCTCGGCCGTATAAAACGGCACAAGTCAAGGTCTCCGGCTTCGATGAGGCAGTGACTCTGGAGGCCCTCAGAGAAGCTGCAGCTGCAGCTGGGAAATGCCCACCGGGGCAAATTAGGGTTGGCGCTATCCGTATGGCGCCAGACCAGACTGGGGCAGCCATTTTAACCTGCCCTGTGGCGGCTGCCAACTCTCTCATAGAGCTCGGACGCCTCCTGGTCGGATGGTCGGCCGCCAAAGTCAAAGGGCTTGAAGCCCTGCCCATGCGATGCTTCCGCTGCATGGGCATGGGCCACACTAGGGCCCTCTGTCCATCCCCGGTGGACAGATCATCGATGTGCCACCGCTGCGGCAAAACGGGCCACACCACGGGTGAATGCCAGGTCAAAGAGCCATGGTGTGCAGTGTGCCATGCCGCTAAACTGCCGCCAGGACATGTCATGGGGGGGAAAGCCTGCAACCCCCCTCGCATAAGAGGCAAATCGGCCCTGGCAACGACCGAGGCCTCGGAGGGCCGCGCCATGGAGCACTGA
- the LOC132903993 gene encoding uncharacterized protein LOC132903993: MASKKTTIPQEGTDSQGVGESLPTSSGVGCPTVSGGGTYRQRDASPSQLSTRSTSRGSLILAPTSDEDYDSLPEATMMEDLKDGRGSVPRKRKALEGPTLRSRGPKINTATRGRHAGRRTQTSPPKRRAENIEEDTLPEKGAKFSEPKRGRAPAKATSAGLSQAKARLSQMASEFAEFEDEADRAAGYLKDPQENTSEASIVDGQLEVVRKAARTVLEEAKKSGNLKGTTWAKMKAACAEILAAADKISDRGEEAEAIRKMAADNKRMREELALLRQETKALRTAFSERKAPNAETLDSTADIMAQVDRSMRSFGESLTRDLFLSLGGMMNDRIKELEKRAIVAPQEVLRPPLAADRRNKEAGKAHDAKKVKAPIQPGNVGAVAGSTLMPPARPGPAPKAPKATTAKAQQAPSQDASGAPPQEEPSPSSSWTEVVKKGKNKGKGKKSSPPEVDGAAPRPTAPAPVKRQYALPKSTAVVVTLKSGATVDYKTVMGRVTTIKLATVGVDHVAVRSTATGARIIEIPGNDSSVVADNLADKIRDLVGDVAEVTRPYKTAQIKISGFDESITPETLRNEVSLAGKCPPEHVKVGQIRMTRDFTGAVIVTCPVAVANALVADGRILIGWSSAKITGLEPLPMRCFRCMGLGHTWALCPSPVDRSELCHRCGKTGHLTQQCVEKEPWCAVCHHAKLPAKHTMGGKACNPPRTRGRLEPTGLKRVGNTMEH; this comes from the coding sequence ATGGCGTCTAAGAAAACTACAATACCCCAGGAGGGTACCGACTCCCAAGGAGTCGGAGAATCCCTCCCCACGTCTTCGGGCGTGGGCTGCCCCACCGTATCTGGGGGGGGCACTTACCGCCAGAGGGACGCAAGTCCCTCCCAATTGTCGACACGGTCGACGAGCCGAGGGTCGCTAATCCTCGCGCCGACATCCGACGAGGACTACGACAGCCTTCCGGAAGCCACAATGATGGAAGACCTCAAGGACGGCAGGGGCAGTGTTCCCCGCAAACGGAAGGCGCTGGAGGGGCCTACACTAAGATCGCGAGGCCCCAAAATCAACACAGCCACGAGGGGCCGTCACGCTGGTCGGCGCACACAAACTTCGCCACCAAAGAGGAGGGCCGAAAACATTGAGGAGGACACGCTCCCTGAAAAGGGTGCAAAATTTAGCGAGCCCAAAAGAGGGCGTGCGCCGGCAAAGGCGACCAGTGCGGGGCTGAGCCAGGCTAAGGCCAGGCTATCACAAATGGCGTCGGAATTCGCCGAATTCGAAGATGAGGCGGACAGAGCGGCGGGTTATTTAAAAGATCCCCAAGAGAACACCAGTGAGGCCTCAATAGTGGACGGTCAACTGGAGGTGGTACGCAAGGCGGCTCGAACCGTACTTGAGGAGGCCAAGAAGTCGGGCAACCTCAAGGGGACAACTTGGGCGAAAATGAAGGCTGCCTGTGCCGAGATCCTCGCAGCGGCGGATAAAATCTCGGACCGAGGCGAAGAGGCAGAGGCCATCCGCAAAATGGCGGCCGACAACAAGAGAATGCGGGAGGAGTTGGCGCTGCTCAGGCAGGAGACCAAAGCCCTCCGTACCGCATTCTCGGAGAGGAAGGCCCCCAATGCGGAGACCCTAGACTCGACGGCCGATATTATGGCCCAAGTTGACCGCTCCATGCGGTCGTTCGGAGAGTCCCTCACCAGGGACCTTTTCCTCTCTCTGGGGGGAATGATGAATGACCGCATAAAGGAGCTAGAAAAGAGGGCTATTGTTGCCCCTCAGGAGGTGCTGCGTCCACCACTTGCGGCTGACCGTCGCAATAAGGAGGCTGGAAAGGCCCATGATGCCAAAAAAGTTAAGGCACCCATACAACCCGGAAATGTGGGGGCAGTTGCAGGTTCCACCCTGATGCCCCCGGCAAGACCTGGCCCGGCGCCCAAAGCGCCTAAAGCCACAACGGCAAAGGCCCAGCAAGCTCCCTCACAGGATGCTTCTGGCGCCCCACCCCAGGAGGAACCCTCCCCCTCCTCCTCTTGGACGGAGGTAGTGaaaaaagggaaaaataaGGGGAAGGGGAAAAAATCCTCCCCCCCTGAGGTGGATGGTGCGGCTCCTCGCCCTACGGCCCCCGCACCGGTCAAGCGGCAGTATGCCCTTCCCAAATCGACGGCTGTGGTGGTGACTCTCAAGTCGGGTGCCACAGTCGACTACAAAACGGTGATGGGAAGGGTCACCACTATAAAACTGGCGACCGTGGGTGTGGATCACGTGGCGGTGAGGAGTACGGCGACGGGCGCCAGAATCATCGAGATTCCCGGAAACGACAGCAGCGTTGTCGCTGACAACCTTGCTGACAAAATCCGGGATCTGGTGGGGGATGTGGCCGAGGTCACGAGGCCGTACAAAACGGCCCAAATTAAAATCTCCGGGTTTGATGAATCAATCACCCCGGAGACCTTGCGGAATGAGGTGTCCCTGGCTGGCAAATGTCCACCGGAACATGTAAAGGTGGGGCAGATCCGAATGACACGGGACTTTACCGGGGCTGTCATCGTGACCTGCCCAGTAGCCGTGGCCAACGCCCTCGTGGCAGACGGCCGTATATTGATCGGTTGGTCGTCTGCCAAAATCACTGGCCTGGAACCCCTGCCCATGCGCTGTTTCAGGTGCATGGGTTTGGGCCATACGTGGGCGCTGTGCCCATCACCGGTGGACAGGTCGGAACTTTGCCACAGATGCGGGAAAACGGGGCACCTCACACAGCAATGTGTTGAGAAGGAGCCCTGGTGCGCGGTGTGCCATCATGCCAAACTCCCGGCGAAGCACACAATGGGAGGGAAGGCGTGTAACCCCCCGCGCACCAGGGGACGACTGGAGCCCACCGGGCTAAAAAGAGTAGGCAACACAATGGAGCACTAA